One window of the Thermasporomyces composti genome contains the following:
- a CDS encoding ammonium transporter: MPELSAGDTAWVLTSAALVLLMTPGLALFYGGMVRAKGVLNMLMMNFAAIAVVSVLWVLYGFSLALSTDVGGGLLGGLSNVGLRGLLGDDSLSGTIPSTVFVAFQAMFAIITVALISGAIADRAKFSAWLVFVALWSTLVYFPVAHWVFFFDDGNGGWIGDRLGAIDFAGGTAVHINAGAAALALALILGQRVGWRKEPMRPHNLPLVLLGASLLWFGWFGFNAGSAVAADGAAGVAFINTQAATAAAVLGWLLVEKIRDGKPTTLGAASGAVAGLVAITPSCSSVTPIGALVIGVAAGVLCALAVSLKTKLGYDDSLDVVGVHLVGGMVGSLLIGLFASAAAPAGVDGLLYGGGLSQLGRQTVAVVAVLAYSFVVSWLIGKAIDATIGFRVSTEDEVNGIDLAEHAETAYDFSTIGGGTWRIAGERSGQEVPVDSYNSSGPARPAEKTEGSVTR, translated from the coding sequence ATGCCCGAGCTTAGTGCCGGCGACACCGCCTGGGTGTTGACCAGTGCCGCCCTCGTCTTACTGATGACGCCCGGCCTCGCGCTGTTCTACGGCGGCATGGTTCGGGCCAAGGGCGTCCTCAACATGCTCATGATGAACTTCGCGGCCATCGCCGTCGTCAGCGTCCTGTGGGTGCTCTACGGCTTCTCGCTGGCACTCTCGACCGACGTCGGAGGTGGCCTCCTCGGTGGCCTCAGCAATGTCGGCTTGCGCGGACTGCTCGGCGACGACTCGCTGTCGGGGACGATTCCCTCGACGGTCTTCGTCGCGTTCCAGGCGATGTTCGCCATCATCACGGTGGCGCTCATCTCGGGAGCGATCGCTGATCGAGCGAAGTTCAGCGCGTGGCTGGTCTTCGTCGCGCTGTGGTCGACGCTCGTCTACTTCCCGGTCGCGCACTGGGTGTTCTTCTTCGACGACGGCAACGGGGGTTGGATCGGTGACCGGTTGGGTGCCATCGACTTCGCTGGTGGAACCGCGGTGCACATCAACGCCGGCGCCGCCGCTCTCGCGCTCGCGCTCATCCTCGGACAGCGGGTCGGCTGGCGGAAGGAGCCGATGCGCCCGCACAACCTCCCGCTGGTGCTGCTCGGGGCGAGCCTGCTGTGGTTCGGCTGGTTCGGCTTCAACGCCGGCTCGGCGGTCGCCGCTGACGGCGCGGCCGGCGTCGCCTTCATCAACACACAGGCCGCGACGGCAGCCGCCGTCTTGGGCTGGCTCCTGGTGGAGAAGATTCGCGACGGCAAGCCCACGACTCTGGGCGCGGCGTCCGGCGCCGTCGCCGGCCTGGTCGCGATCACGCCGTCCTGCTCGTCGGTGACGCCGATCGGCGCGCTCGTCATCGGTGTCGCTGCGGGTGTCCTGTGCGCGCTGGCCGTCAGCCTCAAGACCAAGCTCGGGTACGACGACTCGCTCGACGTGGTGGGCGTCCACCTGGTCGGCGGGATGGTGGGCTCTCTCCTGATCGGCCTCTTCGCGTCGGCCGCCGCTCCCGCGGGCGTCGACGGTCTGCTCTACGGCGGTGGACTCAGCCAGCTCGGGCGGCAGACCGTGGCGGTCGTCGCGGTGCTCGCCTACTCGTTCGTGGTGTCGTGGCTGATCGGTAAGGCGATCGATGCGACGATCGGCTTCCGTGTCTCGACCGAGGACGAGGTCAACGGCATCGACCTCGCTGAGCACGCTGAGACCGCCTACGACTTCAGCACGATCGGTGGTGGCACCTGGCGGATCGCTGGGGAGCGGTCCGGGCAGGAGGTTCCGGTCGACTCCTACAACTCCTCTGGTCCGGCGCGGCCGGCCGAGAAGACCGAAGGGAGTGTGACCCGATGA
- a CDS encoding 5'-methylthioadenosine/S-adenosylhomocysteine nucleosidase: MSSCDVVILTALNLEYQAVRKKMRQVRVEWASGGTRFEVGQFGERCQVALGLVGKGNHSAAVLAERAIHLFGPAAVLFVGVAGALWPSVKLGDVVVASQVYAYHGATSEDDGLKARPRAWEIAHVAGQVVQHVARSDEWARDLADTPKVHFGPIAAGEVVHDSAISDQARWVREHYNDALAIEMEAAGVAQAAHLNRSLPVVVIRGISDRADGTKAATDAENWQPRAAAHAAAFAVALVDELVAAPRGDQANPMTVGATRARPEFARTAPEPRELQRIGPDGVSSDWMGSERFGVVHQNIATGNARVGIQAGTIQGSVVVGGDRERSIDLAADLADLRRLLERAYRDGRLDEESYAAATAELDVADDSLRKESPPTKALVALKKLRGLVADVADLAAKVATIIAVAKGLSS; this comes from the coding sequence ATGAGTAGCTGTGACGTCGTGATCCTCACCGCCTTGAATCTGGAGTACCAGGCGGTCCGGAAGAAGATGCGTCAGGTGCGCGTGGAATGGGCCTCTGGCGGCACGCGCTTCGAAGTCGGGCAGTTCGGCGAGCGCTGCCAGGTCGCGCTCGGCTTGGTGGGCAAGGGCAACCATTCCGCGGCGGTGCTGGCCGAGCGAGCCATCCACCTGTTCGGTCCCGCCGCTGTGCTCTTCGTGGGCGTCGCCGGAGCCTTGTGGCCGAGCGTCAAGCTCGGGGACGTCGTGGTCGCTTCGCAGGTCTACGCCTATCACGGGGCCACGAGCGAGGACGACGGTCTGAAGGCGCGGCCCCGCGCGTGGGAGATCGCGCACGTCGCGGGCCAGGTCGTCCAGCACGTGGCACGCAGTGACGAGTGGGCGCGTGACCTGGCCGACACACCGAAAGTCCACTTCGGGCCCATCGCCGCGGGTGAGGTCGTGCACGACTCGGCGATCTCCGACCAGGCTCGGTGGGTGCGGGAGCACTACAACGACGCGTTGGCCATCGAGATGGAAGCGGCTGGGGTCGCACAGGCGGCACACCTCAACCGTTCGCTCCCAGTCGTCGTGATCCGGGGCATCAGCGACCGGGCTGACGGGACGAAGGCGGCCACGGACGCCGAGAACTGGCAACCTCGGGCGGCCGCGCACGCGGCTGCCTTCGCGGTGGCGCTGGTGGACGAGCTGGTCGCCGCGCCGAGAGGCGACCAGGCAAACCCGATGACCGTCGGTGCCACGCGTGCGCGACCCGAGTTCGCGAGGACGGCGCCTGAGCCTCGGGAGCTCCAGCGCATCGGCCCGGACGGAGTGAGCTCGGACTGGATGGGATCTGAGCGGTTCGGCGTCGTCCACCAGAACATCGCGACCGGCAACGCCAGGGTGGGCATCCAGGCGGGAACGATCCAAGGTTCGGTCGTGGTCGGCGGTGACCGAGAACGCTCGATCGACCTGGCGGCGGACCTCGCCGACCTTCGGCGGCTCCTCGAGCGGGCGTATCGCGACGGCCGGTTGGACGAGGAGAGCTATGCCGCCGCGACAGCCGAGCTCGACGTCGCGGACGACTCCTTGAGGAAGGAATCGCCACCCACGAAGGCCTTGGTGGCGCTCAAGAAGCTGCGGGGCCTGGTCGCGGACGTCGCTGACCTCGCCGCGAAGGTGGCCACGATCATCGCCGTCGCCAAGGGGTTGTCATCATGA
- a CDS encoding NUDIX hydrolase, producing MIDDQWVPPAVLLAVDLVILTLREGRLHALLVERGIEPYQGQLALPGGFLNNAGEDLLEAAHRELNEEAGLTADTLHLEQLAAYGAPGRDPRGRVISVAYLAIAPGLPEPVAGTDASAARWVPVDVALSPCTRLAFDHRQILTDGVERARNKLEYSALATAFCGPEFTIAELQQVYEAVWGVRLDPRNFYRKVKSVEGFVVPVGATRKTETGRPAQLFRRGPRQTLHPPMTRPAPEPPGADQPVAGQSGTDEEGDRGDE from the coding sequence GTGATCGACGATCAGTGGGTTCCTCCCGCCGTGCTGCTCGCGGTGGACCTGGTCATCCTGACGCTGCGCGAGGGCCGACTCCACGCGCTGCTCGTCGAGCGGGGGATCGAGCCGTACCAGGGGCAGCTCGCCCTCCCCGGCGGGTTCTTGAACAACGCAGGAGAGGACCTGCTGGAAGCAGCACACCGCGAGCTGAACGAGGAAGCCGGCCTCACCGCCGACACGCTGCACCTCGAGCAGCTCGCCGCCTATGGCGCACCCGGACGGGACCCACGGGGGCGGGTCATCTCCGTCGCGTATCTCGCGATCGCGCCCGGCCTTCCGGAGCCCGTCGCCGGCACCGACGCGTCCGCCGCACGCTGGGTGCCCGTCGACGTCGCGCTGTCGCCTTGCACCCGGCTCGCGTTCGACCACCGACAGATCCTCACCGACGGCGTCGAGCGCGCCCGGAACAAGCTGGAGTACTCCGCACTGGCCACCGCGTTCTGCGGCCCGGAGTTCACCATCGCAGAGCTGCAGCAGGTCTACGAGGCGGTCTGGGGCGTCCGCCTCGACCCGCGGAACTTCTACCGGAAGGTGAAGAGCGTCGAGGGCTTCGTCGTCCCGGTCGGTGCCACCAGGAAGACCGAGACGGGTCGTCCAGCGCAGCTCTTCCGTCGCGGTCCTCGACAGACATTGCACCCGCCGATGACTCGCCCAGCCCCCGAGCCACCGGGCGCCGACCAACCCGTCGCCGGCCAATCGGGCACTGACGAGGAGGGAGACCGAGGCGATGAGTAG
- the ggt gene encoding gamma-glutamyltransferase, producing the protein MFARRGMVAAAHPLVTRAGLDVLARGGNAVDAAVAAGLVASVVMPEMCALGGDLFALVYDPRDDGGAGRVWSVQGSGIAPRGATLEGMRQAGGGRMPSTGPLSITVPGMVDGYFTLLDRWGTRSFAELVEPAVEYARGHAISPVLASYIAAFADLLRAYPATAKVFLPDGRPPSPGHVLRQDDLARTLEAIAESGPDVFYRGEIAKQIAVAVEELGGALRASDFADHRTVVSPPYATTYRGFTVYQTALPSQGLIMLEALNIVEEFDIQGMGVATPEATHVLVEAIKRAFADRHAYCQDPAFGPSPVERLLSKDWARERARTIGEPASVDVPPGVFDDGDTTYLCVVDAEGVMVSLIQSVASNFGSGVVAGDTGVLLNNRAQAFSLDDRHPNVFAPGKKPMHTLNCYLVADGEGRVVVVGGTPGGDRQPQWNLQAVVGLIDGRWDVQQVVERPQWVTTTPPASSNGFELRLEGRFGPAFAEALRDRGHQVVVEGEWSGLSALQIIARDPSSGVLVGGSDPRAEGLALGL; encoded by the coding sequence GTGTTCGCGCGGCGCGGGATGGTGGCGGCGGCGCATCCGCTGGTGACCAGAGCCGGGCTGGACGTGCTGGCCCGGGGCGGCAACGCGGTGGACGCGGCTGTCGCCGCAGGCCTCGTGGCGTCGGTCGTGATGCCCGAGATGTGCGCGCTCGGCGGGGATCTCTTCGCACTGGTCTACGACCCTCGCGACGACGGTGGCGCGGGTCGGGTGTGGTCCGTCCAGGGCAGCGGCATCGCGCCCCGGGGCGCCACGCTCGAGGGGATGCGTCAGGCCGGAGGGGGACGCATGCCCAGCACCGGACCGCTGTCCATCACGGTTCCCGGCATGGTCGACGGCTACTTCACGCTCCTGGACCGGTGGGGCACGCGGTCGTTCGCGGAGCTGGTCGAGCCCGCGGTCGAGTACGCCCGGGGGCACGCCATCTCGCCGGTGCTGGCGTCCTACATCGCCGCCTTCGCCGACCTGCTCCGGGCGTACCCGGCGACGGCGAAGGTGTTCCTGCCCGATGGTCGTCCTCCCTCGCCGGGACACGTCCTGCGGCAAGACGACCTTGCCCGCACGCTGGAGGCGATCGCCGAATCCGGCCCCGACGTCTTCTATCGCGGTGAGATCGCCAAGCAGATCGCGGTGGCGGTGGAAGAGCTTGGTGGAGCGTTGCGGGCCAGTGACTTCGCCGACCACCGCACCGTGGTGTCGCCTCCATACGCGACGACCTATCGCGGCTTCACCGTCTACCAGACGGCGCTGCCGAGCCAGGGGCTGATCATGCTCGAGGCGCTCAACATCGTCGAGGAGTTCGACATCCAAGGGATGGGCGTCGCGACGCCGGAGGCCACCCATGTCCTCGTGGAGGCGATCAAGCGAGCCTTTGCTGACCGCCACGCCTACTGCCAGGACCCAGCGTTCGGACCTTCGCCGGTCGAGCGGCTGCTCTCCAAGGACTGGGCGCGGGAGCGAGCGCGGACGATCGGCGAGCCCGCGAGTGTCGACGTCCCGCCCGGGGTGTTCGATGACGGTGACACCACCTACCTGTGCGTCGTCGACGCCGAGGGGGTGATGGTGTCGCTCATCCAGTCGGTCGCCAGCAACTTCGGCAGTGGGGTCGTGGCGGGTGACACCGGGGTCCTGCTCAACAACCGAGCCCAGGCGTTCTCGCTCGACGACCGGCACCCCAACGTCTTCGCTCCTGGAAAGAAGCCCATGCACACGCTCAACTGCTACCTCGTCGCCGACGGCGAGGGGCGCGTGGTCGTGGTCGGCGGGACACCGGGCGGCGACCGCCAGCCACAGTGGAACCTCCAGGCCGTGGTGGGCCTCATCGACGGTCGGTGGGACGTCCAGCAGGTGGTGGAGCGGCCCCAGTGGGTGACCACGACACCGCCGGCCAGCTCGAACGGCTTCGAGCTGAGGCTGGAAGGACGGTTCGGCCCGGCCTTCGCGGAGGCGTTGCGGGACCGCGGGCACCAGGTCGTCGTCGAGGGTGAGTGGAGCGGTCTGAGCGCCCTGCAAATCATCGCCCGCGACCCATCCTCCGGCGTGCTCGTCGGCGGGAGCGATCCCCGCGCCGAAGGTCTGGCGCTTGGACTGTGA
- a CDS encoding ABC transporter substrate-binding protein, whose product MFHGGTAYQVPPKGHFNLMDGVPDSILGGHFYIDLVMTPGAMYRWKERTWEPMLIERWETDQTARTFTFTLRDGLTWSDGTPITSRDALSTYWCLRIMRNSLWEYIDRVEAADDRTVVVTMKKPSSVLERYILRQRIHADATYGTWARRAEELFRNGGDLETPEGKRLNEEFQAFRPERAIVSGPFDYDYDTITNAELTLVKNPRGYAADRVAFDRVVIHNGETTTITPVVLARNMDYATHGFPVATERQLVRKGFRIIRPPIYSGPALLFNLARCEELTDVRVRQAFAHAIDRDENGEVSLGRSGKGVRYMAGFSDNLVPLWLASDDIDLLNRYEHDQERAAELLAQAGWRKEGERWLTPDGRPARYELIFPAEFADWSAAGENVASQLSAFGIEVVGRGVTHTQQPIDVDKGNFELAIQAWGTSAHPHPHFAFVQDLFTHNIPVAANQGGRGMGFELRQETKALGTVDLERLVVESGEGLDEEAQRRTVTSLALAFNELLPMVPLFERYGNNPVLEGHRVDSWPPDDDPILQNSPYADNFTVMLLYAGRLVPAKGAR is encoded by the coding sequence GTGTTCCACGGCGGCACCGCCTACCAGGTGCCGCCCAAGGGCCACTTCAACCTGATGGACGGCGTTCCCGACTCGATCCTGGGCGGCCACTTCTACATCGACCTGGTGATGACGCCAGGCGCGATGTACCGCTGGAAGGAGCGGACGTGGGAACCCATGCTCATCGAGCGTTGGGAGACCGACCAGACGGCGCGGACCTTCACGTTCACGCTGCGGGACGGGCTCACCTGGAGCGACGGAACGCCGATCACGAGCCGGGACGCGCTGTCGACGTACTGGTGCCTGCGCATCATGCGCAACTCGTTGTGGGAGTACATCGACCGCGTCGAGGCCGCGGATGACCGCACGGTCGTGGTGACGATGAAGAAGCCGTCCAGCGTGCTCGAGCGCTACATCCTGCGGCAGCGCATCCACGCGGACGCGACGTACGGCACGTGGGCGCGGCGGGCGGAAGAGCTGTTCCGCAACGGCGGGGACCTCGAGACGCCGGAAGGCAAACGGCTCAACGAGGAGTTCCAGGCGTTCCGTCCCGAGCGGGCCATCGTCTCCGGCCCGTTCGACTACGACTACGACACGATCACCAACGCCGAGCTCACGTTGGTCAAGAACCCCAGGGGGTACGCCGCGGATCGGGTGGCCTTCGACCGGGTCGTCATCCACAACGGCGAGACCACCACGATCACGCCGGTGGTGCTGGCGAGGAACATGGACTACGCCACCCACGGCTTCCCGGTCGCGACCGAGCGACAACTGGTCCGCAAGGGCTTCCGGATCATTCGCCCGCCGATCTACTCCGGACCAGCCCTGCTGTTCAACCTCGCCAGGTGCGAGGAGCTCACCGACGTGCGGGTACGTCAAGCCTTCGCCCACGCGATCGACCGTGACGAGAACGGCGAAGTGTCCCTTGGGAGGTCCGGCAAGGGTGTGCGGTACATGGCCGGGTTCTCCGACAACCTGGTGCCGCTCTGGCTGGCGTCAGACGACATCGACCTGCTGAACCGCTACGAGCATGACCAGGAGCGTGCCGCTGAGCTGCTCGCGCAGGCCGGCTGGCGCAAGGAGGGCGAGCGGTGGCTGACGCCGGACGGGAGGCCGGCGCGGTACGAGCTGATCTTTCCCGCCGAGTTCGCCGACTGGTCCGCCGCCGGTGAGAACGTCGCCTCGCAGCTGTCGGCGTTCGGCATCGAGGTGGTCGGGCGGGGCGTCACCCACACCCAGCAGCCCATCGACGTCGACAAGGGCAACTTCGAGCTCGCCATCCAAGCGTGGGGCACGTCGGCCCACCCGCACCCTCACTTCGCGTTCGTCCAGGACCTGTTCACCCACAACATCCCGGTGGCGGCGAACCAAGGTGGGCGTGGCATGGGCTTCGAGCTCCGTCAGGAGACGAAGGCGCTGGGCACGGTCGACCTGGAGCGCTTGGTCGTCGAGTCGGGTGAAGGGCTGGACGAGGAGGCTCAGCGACGGACGGTCACCTCGCTCGCGTTGGCGTTCAACGAGTTGCTTCCGATGGTCCCGCTGTTCGAGCGCTACGGGAACAACCCGGTCCTGGAAGGGCACCGAGTGGATTCGTGGCCACCGGACGACGATCCGATCCTGCAGAACTCGCCCTACGCCGACAACTTCACCGTCATGCTGCTGTACGCCGGTCGCCTCGTCCCCGCGAAGGGAGCGCGATGA
- a CDS encoding aspartate aminotransferase family protein, with translation MTNSHDDLLSRHRAVMPAWMTLYYDQPLEIVGGEGRRLTGGDGRVYLDFFAGILTNSLGYGLPELTKAVEEQLRSGVVHTSTAYLGRRQVEYAERVAELSGIPDAKVFFVNSGTEANEAALLLATAYRRSNQVLALRNSYHGRAFATVAVTGNRSWGTTSLSPVHVSYVHGGYRYRSPFRHLSDADYIKACVDDLRDVLQTMTSGDVACMIAEPIQGVGGFTAPPDGLFAAMKEVLDEYGILFITDEVQTGWGRTGEHFWGYQAHGIVPDILTFAKGAAGGLPIGGVVARAEIMDALTANSLSTFGGNPLTMAAAQATLDYILEHDLQANAAKLGGKLLAGLRACADDLAVVGDVRGKGLMIGVELVEPGGTEPSPRAASMVMEECRRGGLLVGKGGLYGNVIRIGPPLTVTEDEIEEGLGILSSALSAVDQALR, from the coding sequence ATGACCAACAGCCACGACGACCTACTCAGCCGGCACCGCGCGGTGATGCCCGCGTGGATGACCCTCTACTACGACCAGCCGCTCGAGATCGTCGGCGGTGAGGGACGTCGGCTCACCGGTGGTGACGGTCGCGTCTACCTCGACTTCTTCGCGGGCATCCTCACCAACTCCCTCGGCTACGGGCTCCCGGAGCTGACCAAGGCCGTGGAGGAGCAGCTTCGAAGCGGTGTCGTCCACACGTCCACCGCCTACCTCGGTCGCCGTCAGGTCGAGTACGCGGAACGCGTCGCCGAGCTGTCGGGCATCCCTGACGCGAAGGTCTTCTTCGTCAACTCCGGGACCGAGGCGAACGAGGCGGCGCTGCTGCTCGCCACCGCGTACCGCCGCAGCAACCAGGTTCTCGCCCTGCGCAACTCCTACCACGGCCGGGCCTTCGCGACCGTCGCGGTCACGGGGAACCGCAGCTGGGGGACCACGTCCTTGTCGCCCGTCCACGTCAGCTACGTGCACGGCGGGTACCGCTACCGCAGCCCGTTCCGCCACCTGTCGGACGCCGACTACATCAAGGCCTGCGTCGACGACCTCCGGGACGTCCTGCAGACGATGACCTCCGGCGACGTCGCCTGCATGATCGCCGAGCCCATCCAGGGGGTGGGTGGATTCACCGCGCCACCCGACGGCTTGTTCGCCGCCATGAAGGAGGTGCTCGACGAGTACGGCATCCTCTTCATCACCGACGAGGTGCAGACCGGGTGGGGGCGCACCGGCGAGCACTTCTGGGGGTACCAGGCGCACGGCATCGTGCCCGACATCCTCACCTTCGCCAAGGGCGCGGCCGGTGGCCTGCCGATCGGTGGTGTGGTGGCGCGCGCGGAGATCATGGACGCGCTGACCGCGAACTCTCTGTCGACGTTCGGCGGCAATCCGCTGACCATGGCGGCTGCGCAGGCGACGCTCGACTACATCCTCGAGCACGACCTGCAGGCGAACGCCGCCAAGCTCGGCGGGAAGCTGCTGGCCGGGCTGCGGGCATGCGCTGACGACCTCGCGGTGGTCGGCGACGTGCGAGGGAAGGGGCTCATGATCGGCGTCGAGCTCGTCGAGCCGGGTGGCACCGAGCCGAGCCCGCGAGCGGCGAGCATGGTGATGGAGGAGTGCCGGCGTGGTGGTCTGCTCGTCGGCAAGGGCGGCCTGTACGGCAACGTCATCCGGATCGGTCCGCCGCTGACGGTGACCGAGGACGAGATCGAGGAAGGGCTCGGCATCCTGTCGTCCGCCCTGTCCGCCGTCGACCAGGCCCTGCGGTAG
- the ftsY gene encoding signal recognition particle-docking protein FtsY, with protein sequence MVVVIAAFVAMGRRGGQATAPEQRQTSSTSTGGAAGTREEEGAAGRGGVVTDERPPTGADDLGVVEEPPAPVVEKPAPAKGRMVRLRSRLARSQSTLGRGLLTLLSRDRIDEDTWEEIEDTLLSADVGVKPTQELIERLRTRVRVEGAASPEEAKAILRDELLTLVGTDLDRSLHVARQGGKPAVVLVVGVNGTGKTTTVGKLARVLVAEDKDVLLGAADTFRAAAVDQLATWGERVGVPTIRGPEGSDPASVAFEAVKAGIEQEADVVLIDTAGRLHTKTGLMDELGKIKRVVEKQAPVSEVLLVIDATTGQNGLIQARVFAEVVNVTGIVLTKLDSTAKGGIIVAVQRELGVPVKLVGLGEGADDLAPFEPTAFVDALLAD encoded by the coding sequence ATGGTCGTCGTCATCGCGGCCTTCGTCGCTATGGGCCGGCGAGGCGGCCAGGCCACAGCTCCCGAGCAGCGGCAGACCTCTTCCACCTCCACGGGTGGTGCCGCCGGCACGCGGGAGGAGGAGGGAGCGGCTGGACGCGGCGGGGTTGTCACCGACGAGCGTCCGCCCACCGGCGCTGACGATCTTGGGGTCGTCGAGGAGCCACCCGCGCCGGTGGTCGAGAAGCCGGCCCCGGCCAAGGGACGGATGGTCCGGCTCCGGTCGCGCCTCGCCCGATCCCAGTCGACCTTGGGCCGAGGGCTACTCACTCTGCTCTCGCGGGACCGCATCGATGAGGACACCTGGGAGGAGATCGAGGACACGCTCCTGTCCGCCGACGTCGGGGTCAAGCCGACCCAGGAGCTCATCGAGCGGCTGCGGACGAGAGTTCGCGTGGAGGGCGCTGCGAGCCCCGAGGAGGCGAAGGCGATTCTGCGCGACGAGCTGCTCACGCTGGTGGGCACCGACCTCGACCGGTCGCTGCACGTCGCGCGCCAGGGCGGAAAGCCAGCGGTCGTCCTCGTCGTGGGGGTCAACGGCACCGGCAAGACCACCACGGTCGGCAAGCTCGCCCGGGTCCTCGTGGCCGAGGACAAGGACGTGCTCCTGGGCGCCGCCGACACCTTCCGCGCCGCGGCCGTCGACCAGCTCGCGACCTGGGGTGAGCGGGTCGGTGTCCCGACCATTCGCGGTCCGGAGGGCAGCGACCCGGCGAGTGTGGCCTTCGAGGCGGTGAAGGCCGGCATCGAGCAGGAGGCCGACGTCGTCCTCATCGACACCGCGGGACGGTTGCACACCAAGACCGGTCTGATGGATGAGCTCGGCAAGATCAAGCGCGTCGTCGAGAAGCAGGCGCCGGTCTCGGAGGTCCTCCTCGTGATCGACGCGACGACCGGTCAGAACGGGCTCATCCAGGCACGGGTCTTCGCCGAGGTGGTCAACGTCACCGGCATCGTCCTCACCAAGCTTGACAGCACGGCCAAGGGCGGGATCATCGTCGCCGTACAGCGTGAGCTCGGCGTTCCAGTCAAGCTGGTTGGCCTGGGCGAGGGTGCCGACGATCTCGCGCCGTTCGAGCCGACCGCGTTCGTCGACGCACTGCTGGCCGACTGA
- a CDS encoding RNA polymerase sigma factor: MTRSDVAALVLAVRSGDRQAFEPLYRENLGAVYLAVRDQLRDPDRVADAVQETFARALASLDKLRDPDRFRPWLLAIARHTAVDFRRGQNRVTLDELAEHDLATPDGSDPAEVAALRDTAALISGLVVGLSQRDALALSLATLGFEVADIATALRVTHGAAKVMLHRARRRLRAALVLRLLAGGATARCADLTRILDRDGPQAAARHAEACPTCENLARRAVYG, encoded by the coding sequence GTGACCCGCTCCGACGTCGCCGCACTGGTCCTTGCGGTGCGTTCGGGCGACCGTCAGGCGTTCGAGCCGCTCTACCGGGAGAACCTCGGCGCCGTCTACTTGGCCGTCCGAGATCAGCTGCGAGACCCCGACCGCGTCGCCGACGCGGTCCAGGAGACCTTCGCCCGTGCGCTCGCCTCCCTGGACAAGCTTCGCGATCCGGACCGGTTCCGGCCGTGGCTCTTGGCGATCGCCCGGCACACCGCCGTCGACTTCCGGCGCGGCCAGAACCGGGTGACGCTCGACGAACTGGCTGAGCACGACCTGGCGACGCCGGACGGCTCCGACCCGGCCGAAGTCGCCGCCCTGCGGGACACCGCGGCGCTCATCAGCGGCCTCGTGGTCGGCCTCTCGCAGCGGGACGCCCTCGCTCTCAGCCTGGCCACACTGGGTTTCGAGGTCGCCGACATCGCGACCGCCCTGCGGGTGACCCATGGCGCTGCCAAGGTGATGCTCCACCGCGCTCGGCGACGGCTGCGCGCCGCGCTCGTCCTCCGGCTGCTCGCCGGCGGCGCGACCGCGCGCTGCGCCGATCTCACGAGGATCCTGGACCGGGACGGGCCCCAGGCCGCCGCCCGCCACGCGGAAGCCTGTCCCACCTGCGAGAACCTGGCCCGACGGGCCGTCTACGGGTGA